Proteins encoded together in one uncultured Desulfosarcina sp. window:
- a CDS encoding ABC transporter substrate-binding protein: MIGRRLLFFLVVSSVLLLPTIGLAVTELVLDGNTITDANGRRITVTKPFARIISLYAAHTENLFELGADDQVVGVPRHADWPAAARSKPVHSYHDDVERFLAARPDLVLIRPMIDRGYGQLVGRLEANGIVVVSLQPSSIEQMFVYWRILGVLAGREPAAEAMVARFEKIVRQIRMQTDRITNKKRVYFEAIHDRMRTFSPSAMPIFVLETAGGINVAGDAVPRRGTNIADYGKERILSRGQEIDVYLAQFGPMNRPTVESIKAEPGYDLIRAVQRNSIFVIDEKLVSRPTIRLLAGICRIGKLLYPEYFMEGELAAACLPLLDGRVGNAFMKEERP, translated from the coding sequence ATGATCGGCCGGCGGCTCCTGTTTTTCCTCGTCGTCTCATCGGTGCTTCTTTTACCGACAATCGGATTGGCGGTCACCGAACTGGTCCTGGACGGTAATACCATTACGGACGCCAACGGGCGCCGCATCACGGTCACAAAACCCTTTGCGCGCATCATCTCTCTCTACGCCGCCCACACCGAAAACCTGTTCGAACTGGGTGCGGACGATCAGGTTGTCGGTGTGCCCCGCCATGCGGACTGGCCGGCAGCCGCCAGAAGCAAACCGGTCCACTCCTATCACGACGACGTCGAGCGCTTTTTGGCGGCCCGACCCGACCTGGTGCTCATCCGCCCCATGATCGACCGGGGCTATGGTCAACTCGTCGGGCGCCTGGAAGCCAATGGCATCGTGGTGGTTTCCCTGCAGCCGTCCTCCATTGAGCAGATGTTTGTCTATTGGCGGATTTTGGGAGTTCTGGCCGGCCGGGAGCCGGCGGCGGAGGCCATGGTAGCCCGGTTCGAGAAAATCGTCCGGCAAATTCGGATGCAAACGGACCGGATCACGAACAAAAAACGGGTCTACTTCGAGGCCATTCACGACCGCATGCGCACCTTTTCGCCTTCGGCCATGCCGATATTCGTCCTGGAAACGGCCGGTGGTATCAACGTGGCCGGCGATGCCGTGCCCCGCAGAGGCACCAATATCGCCGATTACGGCAAGGAGAGAATTCTTTCCCGCGGCCAGGAGATCGATGTCTACCTGGCCCAGTTCGGCCCCATGAACCGTCCCACCGTGGAATCGATCAAAGCCGAACCGGGCTACGATCTGATTCGGGCGGTGCAACGAAATTCAATTTTTGTTATCGATGAAAAACTGGTATCAAGACCCACCATACGATTGCTGGCCGGCATCTGCCGGATCGGCAAGCTGCTCTACCCCGAGTATTTCATGGAGGGAGAGCTTGCGGCAGCCTGTTTGCCGCTGCTGGACGGTAGGGTCGGCAACGCTTTCATGAAGGAAGAACGACCATGA
- a CDS encoding nucleoside recognition protein, whose product MRRRKDNSSNRRLGIALVLSVAMLLAGTLVFDTVQWNTVLRRMLIPLVRLMAFITLGLAVGQMIEAAGWTGKIGKLGAPLFRFARLGPQCSAAFSTAFISGTAANAMLYEFWQDGKISRHQLILTNLASQLPAFFLHLPTTVFIVLPLTGWAGGLYFILTFLAALIRLAAVLLWGRFRQAADDKAWAQQGPARPSGDKRRGVLKAIDEKLPGRLTTVATYVVPIYIAVFLLNSAGVFDWTRQWLAHWVSDRFVPVEALSLVVLGFAAEFTSGFAAAGAMLQEGVITAKQAVLALLVGNVVAFPIRALRHQLPRLMGIFAPRLGLQILLLGQGFRIVSLILVGGAYYLLF is encoded by the coding sequence ATGCGTCGACGGAAGGATAATTCATCCAACCGTCGGCTGGGCATCGCGCTGGTTCTCTCCGTGGCCATGCTGCTGGCCGGCACGCTGGTTTTCGATACGGTCCAATGGAACACGGTCTTGCGGCGCATGCTGATCCCCCTGGTTCGCCTGATGGCGTTCATCACCCTGGGCCTGGCCGTCGGCCAGATGATCGAAGCGGCCGGATGGACCGGCAAAATCGGCAAGCTCGGCGCGCCGCTGTTTCGATTCGCCCGGCTGGGCCCACAATGCAGCGCCGCTTTCAGCACCGCATTCATCTCGGGGACGGCGGCCAATGCCATGCTCTACGAATTCTGGCAGGATGGCAAGATCAGCCGCCACCAGTTGATTCTGACCAATTTGGCCAGCCAGCTGCCGGCTTTTTTTCTGCATTTGCCGACCACGGTGTTCATTGTCCTGCCGCTCACCGGATGGGCCGGCGGGCTCTATTTCATCCTGACGTTTCTGGCGGCCCTGATTCGGTTGGCAGCGGTTTTGTTGTGGGGCCGTTTTCGGCAGGCCGCCGATGACAAAGCTTGGGCTCAGCAGGGCCCTGCCCGGCCGTCCGGGGATAAACGCCGGGGCGTCTTGAAGGCCATCGACGAAAAACTGCCGGGGCGTCTGACCACGGTGGCCACGTATGTCGTGCCCATCTACATCGCGGTGTTTCTGCTCAACAGCGCCGGGGTGTTCGACTGGACGCGCCAGTGGCTGGCCCACTGGGTTTCCGACCGCTTCGTCCCCGTGGAGGCCCTTTCGCTGGTGGTGCTGGGTTTTGCGGCCGAGTTTACCTCCGGTTTTGCGGCGGCCGGGGCCATGCTGCAGGAGGGCGTCATCACCGCCAAGCAGGCGGTCCTGGCGCTGCTGGTCGGCAACGTGGTGGCCTTTCCCATTCGGGCGTTGCGGCATCAGCTGCCCCGTCTCATGGGAATCTTCGCCCCCAGGCTGGGATTACAGATTCTGCTGCTGGGCCAGGGTTTCCGGATTGTCAGTTTGATCCTTGTCGGCGGGGCGTATTATCTTTTGTTCTGA
- a CDS encoding precorrin-8X methylmutase, which yields MKPNEIERKSFAIIDEEAGDHGYPADQWPIVRRMIHTTADFEYIADTRIHPQAVAAGIDAIRSGNAIFTDTNMARVGIRQHQLEPFGGQVRCLMADERIARIAAEKGITRAKAAVDAVADRLDNGIYVVGNAPTALLRLIELIRQSQTRPALVVGLPVGFVNAAESKAELLDLDTPYITNVGRKGGSNVAAAVVNALIIQARSDG from the coding sequence ATGAAGCCCAATGAGATCGAACGCAAGAGTTTTGCCATTATCGACGAAGAGGCCGGCGATCACGGATACCCGGCGGATCAGTGGCCCATCGTGCGCCGTATGATTCATACAACGGCGGATTTCGAGTACATTGCAGACACCCGCATTCACCCGCAGGCCGTGGCGGCGGGCATCGATGCCATTCGCAGCGGAAACGCGATTTTCACCGATACCAACATGGCCCGGGTCGGCATCCGGCAGCACCAGCTCGAACCGTTCGGGGGGCAGGTTCGTTGCCTCATGGCGGACGAACGGATCGCCCGGATAGCCGCCGAGAAAGGGATCACCCGGGCAAAGGCGGCCGTGGATGCCGTGGCCGACCGGCTGGACAACGGCATCTACGTCGTGGGCAACGCCCCTACGGCGCTGTTGCGGCTGATCGAACTGATCCGGCAGAGCCAAACCCGCCCGGCGCTGGTGGTCGGCCTGCCTGTCGGGTTTGTCAATGCAGCGGAATCCAAGGCCGAATTGCTCGATCTGGATACGCCCTACATCACCAACGTCGGCCGCAAAGGCGGTTCCAACGTGGCCGCCGCCGTGGTCAACGCTCTGATCATCCAGGCCCGTTCAGACGGTTGA
- a CDS encoding iron ABC transporter permease, with amino-acid sequence MTEKRETTSTIRRGRRLPLAGVILFMTALLVAVIVISTGSGFVRIPFPNVVRVIAAQLTGLEGLVARLDPLVPVVVMDVRLPRILTAALVGSGLAISGAVFQGILLNPLADPYTLGVSAGAAFGASVALLIDFTLLGFWSVPALAFCGAIATLMAVIYLTASSGDFSSGALILSGIIVAAILSAGVSLIKYLADEQVGIIIFWLMGSFASKTWAEVGLTATAVIPGLIVFLFFSRDLNLLALGSRTAGSLGVSPRKISMILLVAASLISAVCVAVSGIIGFVGLLVPHMVRFVTGPDNRRLLPVSALVGAILLLAADTVTRAVLPQEVPIGVITALIGGPVFCYIYRKRQTREVR; translated from the coding sequence ATGACCGAGAAAAGAGAAACCACGTCTACCATTCGACGGGGCCGGCGCCTACCGCTGGCGGGGGTGATCCTTTTCATGACGGCCCTGCTTGTCGCGGTCATCGTCATTTCAACCGGGTCGGGCTTCGTTCGCATCCCGTTTCCGAATGTCGTCCGGGTTATCGCCGCGCAACTGACGGGACTGGAGGGTCTGGTCGCCCGACTGGACCCTCTGGTACCGGTGGTGGTCATGGATGTTCGCCTGCCGCGCATCCTCACCGCCGCCCTGGTGGGCAGCGGGTTGGCCATCTCCGGCGCCGTGTTTCAAGGTATTTTGCTCAATCCACTGGCCGATCCATATACCCTCGGGGTTTCCGCCGGGGCGGCCTTCGGCGCCTCTGTGGCCCTGTTGATCGACTTCACCCTGCTGGGCTTCTGGTCGGTGCCGGCCCTGGCGTTTTGCGGGGCCATAGCGACCCTCATGGCGGTTATCTACCTGACCGCCAGCAGCGGGGATTTTTCTTCCGGCGCCCTGATTCTATCGGGGATCATCGTTGCGGCCATTTTGTCCGCGGGCGTCAGCCTCATCAAATACCTGGCCGATGAACAGGTCGGCATCATCATCTTCTGGCTCATGGGAAGCTTTGCATCCAAAACCTGGGCTGAAGTGGGATTGACGGCAACCGCGGTGATTCCGGGGTTGATCGTCTTCCTCTTTTTCAGTCGGGACCTCAACCTGCTGGCCCTGGGCAGCCGAACCGCCGGATCACTGGGGGTGTCACCGCGAAAAATCTCCATGATCCTGCTGGTCGCCGCCTCCCTGATATCGGCGGTGTGCGTGGCGGTCTCCGGAATCATCGGATTTGTCGGCCTGCTGGTGCCGCACATGGTCCGGTTTGTCACCGGACCGGACAACCGGCGCCTGCTGCCGGTATCGGCTCTGGTGGGCGCCATTCTCCTGCTGGCGGCGGATACGGTGACCCGGGCGGTGCTGCCCCAGGAAGTGCCCATCGGCGTCATCACCGCGCTTATCGGCGGTCCGGTTTTCTGTTATATCTATCGCAAACGGCAGACGCGGGAGGTCCGATAG
- a CDS encoding cobyrinate a,c-diamide synthase yields the protein MFIEKREAVIQPPKGLVVAATHSGAGKTTLTLGLMAALRRRGLAVAPFKVGPDFIDPGHHTVVAGRESRNLDGWMLDRAANQAIFQRHTQGCDVAVVEGVMGLFDGFSGTDEAGSTAQMAKWLGLPVLLVVNAASMARSAAALVQGFEGFDPGLRFAGLVFNNLGSDTHLRYLKDAVDAHVKMPLMGGLLRNDQLEMPERHLGLTTADDHPLTEKQLDLLADHIEAGVDLDRLLETLPEIRATSEKPQSTDRLSADRPAPIRARLGIARDRAFCFYYADNLDLLAAAGLELVPFSPLEDRHLPEDLDGIYFGGGYPELHADRLAQNQGMREAIYRCSRKGMPIYAECGGFMYLCRDLRDTENRVHPMCNCFAFRSRMHPRLRTLGYREVCFERDSILGKTGQVVRGHEFHYSDLDDAAADREAIPAYSAISRRNDGRKSEGYLVNRTLGSYIHLHFQSLPACARSFADACRKYRKSRRAADEAQ from the coding sequence ATGTTCATCGAAAAACGGGAGGCCGTCATTCAACCACCCAAAGGACTCGTAGTCGCCGCAACCCACAGCGGCGCGGGGAAAACCACCCTGACCCTGGGCCTCATGGCCGCCCTGCGCCGCCGGGGGCTGGCCGTCGCGCCGTTCAAAGTGGGCCCCGACTTCATCGATCCGGGGCATCACACGGTCGTGGCCGGTCGCGAGAGCCGCAACCTGGACGGCTGGATGCTGGACCGCGCCGCCAACCAGGCCATTTTCCAGCGCCACACCCAAGGGTGCGATGTCGCCGTTGTCGAGGGCGTCATGGGATTGTTCGACGGCTTCAGCGGCACCGACGAGGCGGGGTCGACCGCGCAGATGGCCAAGTGGCTGGGCCTGCCGGTGCTTCTGGTGGTCAATGCCGCCAGCATGGCCCGCAGTGCGGCGGCCCTGGTGCAGGGATTCGAAGGATTCGATCCCGGCCTCCGGTTTGCCGGCCTGGTGTTCAACAATCTCGGCAGCGACACGCATCTGCGCTATCTGAAAGACGCGGTGGATGCCCACGTGAAAATGCCGCTGATGGGCGGCCTGCTGCGCAACGATCAACTCGAGATGCCGGAGCGGCACCTGGGGTTGACCACGGCGGACGACCATCCGCTGACGGAGAAACAATTGGATCTGCTGGCCGATCACATCGAAGCCGGAGTGGATCTGGATCGCCTTCTGGAAACGCTGCCGGAGATTCGGGCAACCTCGGAAAAACCGCAATCTACAGATCGATTATCTGCAGATCGGCCGGCGCCAATCCGGGCCCGACTGGGTATTGCCCGGGACCGGGCATTTTGCTTCTACTATGCGGACAACCTCGATCTGCTGGCCGCGGCCGGCCTGGAACTGGTCCCGTTTTCTCCCTTGGAGGACCGGCATCTTCCCGAGGATCTGGATGGGATCTATTTCGGCGGCGGGTATCCGGAACTGCACGCCGACCGGCTGGCGCAAAATCAGGGCATGCGTGAAGCCATTTATCGATGCAGCCGCAAGGGCATGCCCATTTACGCCGAGTGCGGCGGTTTCATGTATCTGTGCCGGGACCTGCGGGACACGGAAAACCGGGTGCATCCCATGTGCAACTGCTTTGCCTTTCGATCCCGCATGCACCCCAGGCTTCGCACCCTGGGATACCGCGAGGTCTGCTTCGAGCGCGACAGTATTTTGGGAAAAACGGGCCAGGTGGTGCGCGGCCATGAATTTCACTACTCGGATCTGGACGACGCCGCAGCGGACCGGGAAGCGATCCCGGCCTATTCGGCCATCTCGCGCCGCAACGATGGACGCAAATCGGAAGGATACCTTGTCAACCGGACCCTGGGAAGCTATATCCACCTGCATTTCCAAAGTCTGCCGGCGTGCGCCCGATCGTTTGCCGATGCCTGCCGGAAATACCGAAAGTCGAGGAGAGCCGCGGATGAAGCCCAATGA
- a CDS encoding ABC transporter ATP-binding protein, with amino-acid sequence MALYDLDRIEFAYGPKAVIANLSLTIEGGHFYGIIGPNGSGKSTLIDLLAGHLKADSGNIRFDGRPLAAYSRKDLARRIALVPQDFRINFPYTCREIVMMGRYPHIPRFTRPGADDLAIVDSIFEEADLLGFENRPVNQLSGGERQRVVFARSLAQATQVLLLDEATSNLDMRYTMQLLNLASRQVSERTTVIAVLQDVNLAAMYCDRLVCMREGQIFANGCLESVLTPETLKTVFHVDARVFPSPFTRTLQVSFNREVQP; translated from the coding sequence ATGGCGCTATACGACCTGGACCGCATCGAATTCGCCTACGGCCCCAAAGCCGTCATCGCAAATCTGTCGTTGACCATTGAAGGGGGCCATTTTTACGGCATCATCGGTCCCAACGGCAGTGGAAAATCCACGCTGATCGACCTTCTCGCCGGGCATCTGAAGGCCGACTCCGGCAACATCCGGTTCGACGGACGCCCCCTTGCCGCATACTCGCGCAAAGACCTGGCCCGCAGGATCGCACTGGTCCCGCAGGATTTTCGCATCAATTTTCCCTACACCTGTCGGGAAATCGTAATGATGGGACGCTATCCGCATATCCCGCGGTTTACCCGTCCCGGCGCGGACGATCTGGCCATCGTCGACAGCATTTTCGAGGAGGCCGACCTGCTGGGCTTCGAAAACCGGCCGGTCAACCAGCTGAGCGGCGGCGAACGCCAGCGGGTCGTCTTCGCCCGCAGCCTGGCGCAAGCCACGCAGGTGCTGCTGCTGGACGAGGCCACTTCCAATCTGGACATGCGGTATACCATGCAGCTGCTGAATCTGGCATCCCGGCAGGTAAGCGAGCGCACCACGGTCATTGCCGTGCTCCAGGACGTCAACCTGGCCGCCATGTACTGCGATCGACTGGTTTGCATGCGAGAAGGCCAAATCTTTGCCAACGGCTGCCTGGAATCCGTGTTGACCCCCGAGACGCTGAAGACCGTTTTTCATGTCGACGCCCGGGTCTTTCCCAGTCCGTTTACCAGAACCTTGCAGGTCTCCTTCAACAGGGAGGTTCAACCATGA
- the cobI gene encoding precorrin-2 C(20)-methyltransferase, with the protein MTTTGTLFGIGVGPGDPELIPLKAIRVLEKMEVIFTASSTKNDYSLAIDIARAYIPENATIVKIPFPMSKNKSVMEKAWKENAGRVAAVLEAGQDAAFLTVGDPLTYSTYGYVLRHLKLGWPHLAVTTIPGITAYQAAAAATNQSLVEGEEALLILSGVNGGERFQALAQKPDNVVFMKAYRNVDGICRALEEADRLDTSVAVANCSREDETIYRDLKTLREERPNYWTLIISRQKRHASTEG; encoded by the coding sequence ATGACGACAACAGGCACACTCTTCGGCATCGGGGTCGGCCCCGGTGATCCCGAACTGATCCCACTCAAAGCCATCCGCGTTCTCGAGAAGATGGAAGTGATCTTTACCGCATCTTCGACCAAGAACGACTATTCCCTGGCCATCGACATCGCGCGGGCCTATATCCCGGAAAACGCGACCATCGTGAAGATCCCGTTTCCCATGAGCAAAAACAAATCGGTCATGGAAAAAGCCTGGAAAGAGAATGCGGGCCGCGTCGCTGCCGTGCTGGAAGCGGGTCAGGATGCGGCATTTTTAACGGTGGGCGATCCGCTGACCTATTCCACCTATGGGTATGTTCTGCGGCATTTAAAGCTCGGCTGGCCCCATCTGGCCGTCACCACCATTCCGGGGATCACGGCCTACCAGGCCGCTGCGGCAGCCACCAATCAGTCCCTGGTGGAAGGGGAAGAAGCCCTGCTGATCCTTTCCGGTGTGAACGGCGGCGAGCGATTTCAAGCCCTGGCCCAGAAACCGGACAACGTCGTTTTCATGAAAGCCTATCGCAATGTGGACGGCATCTGCCGCGCCCTGGAGGAAGCCGACCGGCTGGACACCAGTGTGGCCGTGGCCAACTGTTCCCGGGAAGACGAAACGATTTATCGGGATTTGAAGACACTGCGTGAAGAACGCCCCAACTACTGGACCCTGATCATTTCCAGGCAAAAACGGCATGCGTCGACGGAAGGATAA
- a CDS encoding sirohydrochlorin cobaltochelatase, with the protein MKTRLMSVVVVIAVVLLTAVASFGHGHKDPKKVGILLVAFGSSEASAQVSFDNLDAKVKKAYPGIPVRWAYTSSIIRHKLAKQGKQLDSPEVALARMMDEKFTHVAVQSLHTIGGEEYHDLRKTVGGFKVMGAFQKIILGYPLMSTQEDMAKVVDAVMGIIPEKRNKNEAVVLMGHGTPHPSNAFYAALMFQLQLKDPNIFVGTVEGYPGIDEVRDLVLKKKIKKAWLVPLMSVAGDHAKNDMAGDEDDSWKSILTAAGIQCTPILKGTAEYDSFADIWVSHLQGPLSHF; encoded by the coding sequence ATGAAAACCAGGTTGATGTCCGTTGTCGTCGTCATTGCAGTAGTCCTGCTTACCGCGGTTGCCAGTTTCGGTCACGGCCACAAAGACCCCAAAAAAGTGGGCATCCTGCTGGTGGCCTTCGGGTCGAGCGAGGCATCGGCGCAAGTCTCTTTCGACAATCTCGATGCCAAGGTCAAAAAAGCGTACCCCGGGATTCCCGTTCGCTGGGCATATACATCCTCCATCATTCGGCACAAACTCGCCAAGCAGGGCAAACAGCTCGATTCTCCGGAAGTCGCCCTGGCCAGGATGATGGACGAAAAATTCACCCATGTCGCGGTGCAGTCGCTGCACACCATCGGCGGGGAAGAGTATCATGACCTGCGCAAAACAGTCGGCGGATTCAAGGTCATGGGCGCATTCCAGAAAATCATTCTGGGCTACCCCCTGATGTCCACGCAGGAAGACATGGCGAAAGTCGTCGATGCAGTAATGGGCATCATCCCCGAAAAACGTAATAAGAACGAGGCCGTCGTACTGATGGGGCACGGCACGCCCCATCCGTCCAATGCGTTCTATGCGGCCCTGATGTTTCAGTTGCAGCTTAAAGACCCCAATATTTTCGTGGGAACGGTCGAAGGCTATCCCGGGATCGATGAGGTGCGGGACCTGGTCCTGAAAAAGAAAATCAAGAAAGCCTGGCTGGTGCCGCTCATGTCCGTGGCCGGTGACCATGCCAAAAACGACATGGCGGGTGACGAAGACGATTCCTGGAAGTCGATTCTGACCGCTGCGGGAATCCAATGCACACCGATTCTCAAGGGAACGGCCGAATACGACAGCTTTGCCGATATCTGGGTCAGCCACCTCCAGGGGCCGCTCAGCCATTTTTAG
- the cbiD gene encoding cobalt-precorrin-5B (C(1))-methyltransferase CbiD, giving the protein MGRKRQKHLRSGFTTGTAAAAATKAALLFLFDGQAPSSVRVALLNGDTIEVAVHGCERIDEKSAICSVIKDAGDDPDITHGAEIAARVNWRATAADSSVVISGGNGVGKVTKPGLEVPPGQPAINPGPREMIRQSALEAMQSHRRPGIVETVIEVPKGEELARNTLNARLGIVGGISILGTTGIVRPMSHDAYVATIRSALSVARASGLNQVVFTTGRRTERFAQNLWPRLPEESFVQIGDFFARSMAMAVEHGFETVTLAVMFGKAVKMAQKIPHTHASSARMTLKALSRWAKERTGDSDLAARIAEANTARHAFEYIKDDHPGVIEKVGREVIRAADHFAGGKIRVGAVIFDFDGGIKFKAVR; this is encoded by the coding sequence ATGGGGCGCAAGCGGCAAAAGCATCTGCGCAGCGGTTTTACCACCGGCACCGCAGCCGCGGCAGCCACCAAGGCGGCCCTGCTTTTTCTCTTCGACGGCCAGGCGCCGTCATCGGTCCGGGTGGCGCTGCTCAACGGCGATACGATAGAAGTCGCGGTCCACGGCTGCGAGCGGATCGACGAGAAATCGGCGATTTGCTCGGTCATCAAGGATGCCGGTGATGATCCGGACATCACCCACGGGGCTGAAATCGCCGCCCGGGTGAACTGGCGGGCCACCGCCGCCGATTCCTCCGTCGTCATCTCGGGCGGGAACGGGGTGGGTAAGGTCACCAAACCGGGGTTGGAGGTGCCGCCCGGGCAGCCGGCCATCAATCCGGGCCCGCGAGAGATGATCCGACAGTCCGCGCTGGAGGCCATGCAGTCGCATCGACGGCCGGGTATCGTGGAGACGGTCATCGAAGTTCCCAAGGGCGAAGAGCTGGCACGCAATACGCTCAACGCCAGGCTGGGGATCGTTGGCGGCATTTCGATCCTGGGCACCACCGGCATCGTCCGCCCCATGTCCCACGACGCCTATGTGGCCACCATCCGCTCGGCCCTGTCGGTGGCGCGGGCATCCGGTCTGAACCAGGTGGTATTCACCACTGGGCGCAGGACCGAACGCTTCGCCCAGAATCTCTGGCCCCGGCTTCCGGAGGAGAGTTTCGTGCAGATCGGCGATTTTTTTGCCCGCTCCATGGCCATGGCCGTCGAGCACGGTTTCGAAACGGTAACCCTTGCGGTAATGTTCGGAAAGGCGGTCAAAATGGCCCAGAAAATCCCCCACACGCACGCGAGTTCGGCGCGCATGACCTTGAAGGCATTGTCCCGCTGGGCAAAAGAACGCACCGGGGACAGTGATCTTGCGGCGCGGATTGCAGAAGCCAACACCGCCCGGCATGCATTCGAATATATCAAGGACGACCATCCCGGCGTCATCGAGAAGGTCGGCCGGGAGGTGATCCGGGCGGCCGACCATTTTGCCGGAGGAAAGATCCGGGTGGGCGCGGTCATCTTCGATTTCGACGGCGGGATTAAATTCAAGGCGGTCCGATGA